GCATTTGAGAGGAAAAGAGCAAAACCGCGTTGTTAATATGAATCCAGAACAATGCAGGAATAGCACGATCCTGGACGAGGACGAGAGATCGGGTGCAATTTAGCTTTTAAACGTGTGTTTGTACTGAGAGAGATAGAGTAAAAGAAGAGAAatttattgtggaaaaaaaaaaattgctgagCCCAGACTTGCCCAGGTAGCTCCGGCACATCACTGGCTTTAAACTGATGATAGTGCAGATCTGGACCAGGCAATTATTTAAAGTACCTCACGGGCAGTGAGCTAAAATTGCTATTAGATTTTTAAGAGTCTACGGATTAATCGCTGTTATCTTTCTCTTCCGTGAGCACACCACCATGCTCAGCACTTTACAAGATGGTTTATGATTTCACCCAAATATGGCGTCTCTGGTATTCCAATAGATTTGGAAATGAAACACTATGATATTTCTCCAGTAAATCTAACGTATAAGAAGACTAAAAATAAAGATCCGTTTTTGTTGCTTGAAAAGATTTTGTTGCTTTTTGTgattgttattttaattgttattgttgtcattATTATGTTtgtaatggatggatggatggatggaggttaCATGGATGGAGGCTATGGATTGGCTACACTCCGACAATCCTGCCCAGGCCAAAGTAGCTAATGGTTCTGCTATGAGAACATTCACCATAAATCAATATTTCTAAttatttctgatatttttacattatatctGCCTTTTTATTACTGCCTGTGCACGTTCTCCTaatgtgggtttcctcaggtttcctcccacctgccACAAACACGcctgtaggtggattggtgatTTTTAATtgcccttaggtgtgaatgagtgtgtgtgtgtgtgtgtgtgtgtgtgtgtgcatgtgtgtgcaattgACTGACATCCCATCCAGGTTTTATTCCTGCCACAAGCGCCGGATTTTCTGGGATAGACCCCGGATCCGACCCTGAagtggttactaaagatgaCGTAATGAATGAATCTGATCTTTATAATACTGCAAATAAGTTTACAAGGGTGGATtcgaaacaaaaaacaataaatcagaCACTTAGTATGATGATTTgtgcatattttttaaaaataatttagctGAACCTTCactatgtgtaaaaaaaaacaacattcatATAAAACAAGTGGAAGACTGTAAAGGAGATCATTTAATTCTTCATATTAAAGCATAAGCTCCTTTGCATTCTCTCTAGGGCAGACAGTGTGTCATGGCGGTCCTGAGAAGCCATGCTATAAAATCGCGTACTTCAGCGACGTGTCGAGCCGCGTGGCCTTCTGGGAAGCTCAGCAAGTGTGTGAGGTGGACGGTGGCTCGCTCCTGAGCGTGGAGAACTTCACTGAACAACGGCACATCGAGCAGCTTCTGCAGAATCTCAGTAGGACCAGTTCAGGTCCGGGTATTGCCGATGGAGATTTCTGGATCGGTCTGACTCGTATAGACAGAGGGAGTCCAGGGGAATACGCGAGCTACGCTTCCTGCCCAGATCTGTACAGCTGGATGGACGGAAGCGTATCTCAGTTCAGGTGTGTGGATTAGATGGCTTGTTGTGGTTACTGTATGTCTGTGTTGAGCTGAGAACATTGTGTATCATTCCTTATCACGCTCTTGGTCTCTAATAGGAACTGGTACTTCGACGAGCCGTCCTGCGGAGCGGAGGCGTGCGTAGTGATGTACCATCAGCCCACTGCTCCGGCTGGTCTAGGAGGATCGTACCTTTATCAGTGGAACGATGACAGGTGCAGCATGAAGCATAATTTCATCTGCAAGTACGAGCCAGGTACAGCAGCACGTACACGATGACACAGTCTGGAAAACATGTAGTGAAACAACGCATACTGAAGAACACATCGAGGAACCAGAGAAGCATATAGTTGCATTTTTGGGTGAAAAACAGACAACTATCATTATTGtcatttccatagtaacagctcattgacaGGGACTCATGTGGCGAACGATCTAtgtaatctaagcctaatgatGAACTCATTAAAACATGTGTTgctatttaataaagaaagatGTGTAATCACTGAAGGACTTTCCAAAGTGTCAGAACGTTGTAACAGTCAGGAAGTTTTCTACCACAGGACAGAGTGCTATGTGCTTTccgttatttgtttttttttcctgtaacatgACGACtaagctggtgaaggaat
This genomic interval from Ictalurus punctatus breed USDA103 chromosome 23, Coco_2.0, whole genome shotgun sequence contains the following:
- the chodl gene encoding chondrolectin isoform X2; this translates as MRAESTALGILYGLTVWVASCRGARVVSGQTVCHGGPEKPCYKIAYFSDVSSRVAFWEAQQVCEVDGGSLLSVENFTEQRHIEQLLQNLSRTSSGPGIADGDFWIGLTRIDRGSPGEYASYASCPDLYSWMDGSVSQFRNWYFDEPSCGAEACVVMYHQPTAPAGLGGSYLYQWNDDRCSMKHNFICKYEPESHLVKEHGDRPVSRDAEHEEETKTPDVYEEESLHVTVAGHSSMLLIYVIIPTIPLLLLILVASGTCCVQMLSKRRPQTKTRVDQSTLWISKTPKSDSAMEV
- the chodl gene encoding chondrolectin isoform X1, which encodes MRAESTALGILYGLTVWVASCRGARVVSGQTVCHGGPEKPCYKIAYFSDVSSRVAFWEAQQVCEVDGGSLLSVENFTEQRHIEQLLQNLSRTSSGPGIADGDFWIGLTRIDRGSPGEYASYASCPDLYSWMDGSVSQFRNWYFDEPSCGAEACVVMYHQPTAPAGLGGSYLYQWNDDRCSMKHNFICKYEPESHLVKEHGDRPVSRDAAEHEEETKTPDVYEEESLHVTVAGHSSMLLIYVIIPTIPLLLLILVASGTCCVQMLSKRRPQTKTRVDQSTLWISKTPKSDSAMEV
- the chodl gene encoding chondrolectin isoform X3, which encodes MRAESTALGILYGLTVWVASCRGARVVSGQTVCHGGPEKPCYKIAYFSDVSSRVAFWEAQQVCEVDGGSLLSVENFTEQRHIEQLLQNLSRTSSGPGIADGDFWIGLTRIDRGSPGEYASYASCPDLYSWMDGSVSQFRNWYFDEPSCGAEACVVMYHQPTAPAGLGGSYLYQWNDDRCSMKHNFICKYEPESHLVKEHGDRPVSRDAAEHEEETKTPDVYEEESLHVTVAGHSSMLLIYVIIPTIPLLLLILVASGTCCVQMLSKRPQTKTRVDQSTLWISKTPKSDSAMEV